The Echinicola jeungdonensis genome segment TTGTCTTTGTAATATTTCAAGATACCTTCCCAGAATGCCCATTGCATATCAGTGTCAATGTTCATCTTGATAGAACCATAACCGGTTGCTTCACGGATTTCTTCTACAGAAGAACCAGATCCACCATGGAATACAAACCTTACAGGCTTATCTCCCAAACCGTATTTTTCACTGATAAATTCTTGGGAATTTTTAAGGATCTTAGGTTGCAAACTCACATTACCTGGCTTATACACGCCATGTACATTACCAAAAGCCGCAGCCACAGTGAACATGTCACTTACTTTGTTCAACTCTTCGTAAGCATAGGCTACTTCTTCAGGTTGGGTATAAAGCTTGGAGCTATCGATATCTGTGTTGTCCACGCCATCTTCTTCACCACCGGTCACACCTAGTTCAATTTCAATAGCCATTTCCAGCTTCTTGAATTCATTAAGGTATTTGGCAGAAGTTTCAATATTTTCTTCAATAGACTCTTCAGAAAGGTCCAACATATGGGAGCTGAACAATGGCTTTTTGAAAGCTTCATAGTGTTTTTTGCCAGCTTCCAACATGCCATCTACCCATGGAAGTAATTTCTTGGCAGCATGGTCGGTATGCAAAATAACAGGTACACCATAGGCTTCAGCCATAAGGTGAACGTGATGGGCCCCAGAAACGGCCCCTGCAATAGAAGCTTGTTGCTTATCATTAGGCAATCCTTTTCCGGCAAAGAACTGGGCTCCACCGTTAGAGAATTGTATGATTACAGGAGAATTTACCTTTTTGGCGGTTTCCAATACTGCATTTACTGTACTGGTGTTGATCACATTAACCGCAGGCATAGCAAACTCACTTTCCTTGGCATAATCCAACAGGTCTTTCAATTCTTCACCGTACTTAACTCCTGGTTTGAATTTCATAATTGAATGGTTTTAGGTTTGATTACTGTTTGATAAACTGCTTTCGCAGCAAATGACGATTGTCATAAAGCTCAAAGATATAAAGTCCTGCT includes the following:
- the fbaA gene encoding class II fructose-bisphosphate aldolase, whose amino-acid sequence is MKFKPGVKYGEELKDLLDYAKESEFAMPAVNVINTSTVNAVLETAKKVNSPVIIQFSNGGAQFFAGKGLPNDKQQASIAGAVSGAHHVHLMAEAYGVPVILHTDHAAKKLLPWVDGMLEAGKKHYEAFKKPLFSSHMLDLSEESIEENIETSAKYLNEFKKLEMAIEIELGVTGGEEDGVDNTDIDSSKLYTQPEEVAYAYEELNKVSDMFTVAAAFGNVHGVYKPGNVSLQPKILKNSQEFISEKYGLGDKPVRFVFHGGSGSSVEEIREATGYGSIKMNIDTDMQWAFWEGILKYYKDKEGYLQTQLGNPDGAENPNKKFYDPRVWLRKGEENFVKRLEVAFDMLNAIDKN